The region CGTATCGGAATTGTACTGCGCAAAATGAAAGACTTTGAAGCAGCTGAAAAATACTACCTCAGGGCTTTGAAGATTAATAATAAAGACGAATATCTCTACTTCAACACCGGTCGCCTTTATTACGACTGGAAAAACTGGGAAAAAATGGGCAAAGCCGCTAAAATGGCACTCAAAATCAATCCCAACTTTGCCGAAGCAGAGAAGATGCTCAAGTTTGCCAAGAAGAAACTGAGTTAAAAGATGCCTCCGGCGGCCCTCCGGGGGCCAAAGAACCCTTTTGCAAAAGGGTTCTCTGGACTCTCCCAAAACCTTTTATTACGCTTCGCGACTAGCGCGGCTGGGCGTCATTTTAAATAAATTCAAAAGGAGGACTGTTTTCAGTCCTCCTTTTTTTGATGGAAATACACATGAAGTATATTTTGCTGGACCGTGACGGAACAATCATCGTTGATAAGCATTATTTAAGTGACCCTGAAGGTGTGGAACTTTTCCCGAACACCGCACAGGGGCTGAAGATCATGCAGGACGCCGGATACGGACTTCTGGTAACCACCAACCAGTCCGGGATCGGTCGCGGGTATTATTCGGAAGCGGATATGCATGCGGTGAACGCGCGTATGGCAGAGCTTCTGGCCGGGTACGGGATCGAATTCAAGGAAGTCTATTTCTGTCCCCACGCACCGGATCAGGAATGCGACTGCCGCAAACCCGCGACGGGCATGTTTGATCAGGCCATTGCCGAATTCGGCCTGAATCCCGAAGAATGCTATGTTATCGGAGATAAACTCTGTGATGTGGAACTGGGCATGGCCCGCAAGGCTAAATCCATTCTGGTCCGCACAGGCAAGGGACAGAAGGAAGAACCGAAATGCATCGGCAAGGCGGACTACATTGCCGATGATCTGCTGGATGCTGCGGAGTTTATCAAAGGAACTGCAAATGAATAAAATTCTTACCCTGAAACAATTTCAGGACCTTGCGCTTGAAATGATATCCCTTGAACCGCATGTGGAAGTTACTGCTGAAAATTTCCATATGGGAGACGAGGACAGGGGCATTGAAAAAGTTGCCGAGGTTTATGGATTCTCCCGCCATGGCAAACCGGGCTATGAGATTATTTTCGACTGGGTAGCCAAGGGCAATCTGGACGGATTCCTCATCGATATGTTCGATTTCAGTATTGAAACATACAACAAGGGTGACTTCTGCCCGACCTTCAAAGGCGCGGTGGTACTGGACGATTACAAGGAACCGTTCGAAGGACACGAAGTAGCCCAGAAAATCATGGAACTGGTCACCCCCGAACAATGGACCAAATGGATCGTGGAATATCTGCCGGAGCCGAGAATGCTGGTAGACATGGATGATTAAATCTCGCTTCCGGTCACACCTTGGCGAAGCCTTATTAAAAGTTTTGGGAGAGTCCAGAGAACCTTTTTTCAAAAAGGTTCTTTGGCCGCCGGAGGCAAAATCAAATTATCAAAAAGCGCGATAGCGCATCAAAATCAAGCCCCCGGCAAGGCCGCCGGAGGCTTTAATTGGTTCGACTAAAGTTTCTGAGCCGATACCAGCATGATGCCTTTGCTGGAATCACTCCACGTGCGGCGGAAATTTCCGAACCCGCAATCGCGTAACTCACTTTCCAGTACATCCGGTTCAATAAAGTGAGAGAAGTACCCCGCGAAAGTGGTGATAACTTCCAGCGAGGCAATGGTCTGGGTAGACATAGGACTTCCGGTCTTGGCGTAATGGTTGGCGCAGAACCAGCCTCCGGACCGGATGGAACGCGCGATCTTTTCCAGCAGCGGTTTCATATTTCCCTGGCAGGCATAAAGCACGTGCGAGGCAAAGATAAGGTCAAAATCCTTTTGCGGAAGCTCGTCTTCACGCATATCAAGCCCCACTGCGCTGATCCGCCCCCCGTAACCTTTTTCGCGGCAACGCTCCTCTGCCAGAGGGACAACATGAGGCAGATCCAGAATCATGCCGTCCATCTTAGGGTTACGGGCCAGAAGCGACATGGTGTAATTACCGTGATTGCCGCCCAAATCTCCCATGAGCCGGAAATCCTCAAAACCCGGCAGATTGCTGATGGCATATATTGTTTCATGCAGTCCGCTGCTTAATGATTCCTGCGCTGTTCCTTCCATGGCTTCAGCCGCCCCCCAATTGCTGTCACTTTCGTCCCGCTTATTGGCCTTACCTTTAAGCAGATCCCCCATATCCCGGTTCACCGCAGCGCAGAAATCCATGGTCAGCCCCATAGCCAACCCCTGATAAAGCGGCGAACTGCTGACCAGATATTCAGTTGAAAGATGAGTATTGGAAAACAGGCCATCCGCACTCTGCACCAGATCGCAGGCCTGCAACAGATCCAGCATGGCTCTGAGCTTGAGTTCATCAAATTCAAAATATTCAGCCAGCTCTTTCGCTGTTGCAGGCTTCATCTCAAGAGCGTCAAAAAGCTTGAATTTTACGGCCT is a window of Desulfovibrio sp. JC010 DNA encoding:
- a CDS encoding HAD-IIIA family hydrolase, giving the protein MKYILLDRDGTIIVDKHYLSDPEGVELFPNTAQGLKIMQDAGYGLLVTTNQSGIGRGYYSEADMHAVNARMAELLAGYGIEFKEVYFCPHAPDQECDCRKPATGMFDQAIAEFGLNPEECYVIGDKLCDVELGMARKAKSILVRTGKGQKEEPKCIGKADYIADDLLDAAEFIKGTANE
- a CDS encoding methyltransferase translates to MNYPIPEQDFSPVHGLIIRGVTSQAIIEAVKFKLFDALEMKPATAKELAEYFEFDELKLRAMLDLLQACDLVQSADGLFSNTHLSTEYLVSSSPLYQGLAMGLTMDFCAAVNRDMGDLLKGKANKRDESDSNWGAAEAMEGTAQESLSSGLHETIYAISNLPGFEDFRLMGDLGGNHGNYTMSLLARNPKMDGMILDLPHVVPLAEERCREKGYGGRISAVGLDMREDELPQKDFDLIFASHVLYACQGNMKPLLEKIARSIRSGGWFCANHYAKTGSPMSTQTIASLEVITTFAGYFSHFIEPDVLESELRDCGFGNFRRTWSDSSKGIMLVSAQKL